Proteins encoded by one window of Candidatus Eisenbacteria bacterium:
- the pheT gene encoding phenylalanine--tRNA ligase subunit beta produces the protein MRIPLDWLREFVAVDLSPAALADRLTMAGLVAEGLEPVGRIDPRVVVGRIAAVEAHPDADRLRVCRVDVGADTPLTVVSGAPDVRPGRRVPVARVGAVLATGTEIRAATLRGVASEGMLCSEVELGLGDDDSGLLDLPADAPLGTPVTELPGVADTVLVLDVTPNRADCLSVLGVAREVAALTGARLRMPRGRLRESGPPAASAVSVEIVARDLCAEYCARVVRGVRIVPSPLGVRLRLRRAGMRPINAIVDATNFVMLEHGQPLHAFDLSRVEGGHIIVRRASAGEAFTTLDGVARVLEPSDLVIADGRRPVALAGVMGGADSEVTSGTTSLLLESAFFAPASVRRTARRLGLLSQAAYRFERRVDPAMVEPAADVAAALIARLAGGNVAPGIVRDTGSVAGIDPPAIRLRPSRAASLLGVATPKAEVTRRLRALGAACSGEGPVLVVAPPSHRGDLRIEEDVIEEIARLGGYETIPTTLPAVPMTCGSDSASRSFSRRLRTALVAEGLTEMVTLAFTDHATNERVPGHVLAGLEPIALRNPLSGDLGELRRSPLAGLLRALHLNVANGASFVAAFEIGKGFGAGPGGRQERRAVSIVLHGLWPPMGAERSGPQVEFLDLKGIVGNVLVGLGADPDALRWRPHRVSGFLHPGKTAAIADGERVLGVVGALDPRVVQALDLAGEVLICELDFEEVAHYRPRRVGLRPVPRFPAVSRDIAVIVEEAFASESILEEIRALRDPLIESARCFDCYRGTPIPEGKKSLAYSIAYRHPDRTLTDEEVNATHGRVRAHLAARFALELRS, from the coding sequence ATGCGGATCCCGCTCGACTGGCTGCGCGAGTTCGTGGCCGTGGACCTCTCGCCCGCGGCGCTCGCCGATCGCCTCACCATGGCGGGTCTGGTCGCCGAGGGGCTCGAGCCCGTCGGTCGCATCGATCCGCGGGTCGTCGTCGGCCGGATCGCGGCCGTCGAGGCGCATCCGGACGCCGACCGGCTGCGGGTGTGTCGCGTCGACGTGGGAGCCGACACGCCGCTCACGGTCGTGTCGGGTGCGCCGGACGTCCGCCCGGGACGCCGGGTTCCCGTCGCGCGCGTCGGGGCGGTGCTCGCGACCGGCACCGAGATCCGGGCGGCGACCCTGCGCGGGGTCGCGTCGGAAGGGATGCTCTGCTCCGAGGTCGAGCTCGGGCTCGGGGACGACGATTCGGGCCTGCTCGACCTCCCCGCCGACGCGCCGCTCGGGACTCCCGTGACGGAGCTGCCCGGCGTGGCCGACACCGTGCTCGTCCTCGACGTGACGCCGAACCGCGCCGACTGCCTGTCCGTCCTCGGCGTCGCGCGCGAGGTGGCCGCGCTCACCGGCGCGCGCCTGCGGATGCCCCGAGGGCGTCTGCGCGAGAGCGGCCCGCCGGCCGCGAGCGCCGTGTCGGTCGAGATCGTCGCCCGCGACCTCTGCGCCGAGTACTGCGCGCGCGTCGTCCGGGGCGTGCGCATCGTGCCGTCGCCGCTCGGGGTGCGCCTGCGCCTGCGGCGCGCCGGCATGCGTCCGATCAACGCCATCGTCGACGCGACGAACTTCGTGATGCTGGAGCATGGTCAGCCGCTGCACGCCTTCGACCTCTCGCGCGTCGAGGGGGGGCACATCATCGTGCGGCGGGCGTCGGCCGGCGAGGCCTTCACGACCCTCGACGGTGTCGCGCGCGTCCTCGAGCCATCCGACCTGGTGATCGCGGACGGCCGCCGGCCGGTCGCGCTCGCGGGCGTGATGGGCGGTGCAGACTCGGAGGTGACGAGCGGGACCACGTCGCTCCTCCTGGAGAGCGCGTTCTTCGCGCCGGCGAGCGTGCGGCGTACGGCCCGCCGGCTGGGTCTCCTCTCGCAGGCCGCGTATCGCTTCGAGCGCCGCGTCGATCCGGCAATGGTCGAGCCGGCCGCCGACGTCGCCGCGGCGCTCATCGCGCGGCTGGCGGGCGGCAACGTGGCGCCGGGGATCGTACGCGACACGGGGAGCGTCGCCGGCATCGATCCGCCGGCCATCCGGCTGCGGCCGTCGCGCGCGGCCTCGCTCCTCGGTGTCGCGACCCCGAAGGCGGAAGTCACGCGGCGGCTGCGCGCGCTCGGCGCGGCCTGCTCGGGCGAGGGACCGGTGCTGGTCGTCGCGCCGCCGAGCCATCGCGGCGATCTTCGCATCGAGGAGGACGTGATCGAGGAGATCGCGCGCCTCGGCGGATACGAAACCATCCCGACGACGCTGCCGGCCGTCCCCATGACCTGCGGGTCGGACAGCGCCTCGCGGAGCTTCTCCCGCCGCCTCCGCACCGCGCTCGTCGCCGAGGGTCTCACCGAGATGGTGACGCTCGCCTTCACCGATCACGCGACGAACGAGCGCGTGCCGGGCCACGTCCTCGCCGGTCTGGAACCGATCGCGCTCCGCAACCCGCTGTCGGGCGATCTCGGCGAGCTGCGCCGCTCGCCGCTGGCTGGGCTGCTGCGCGCCCTGCACCTGAACGTCGCGAACGGTGCTTCGTTCGTGGCGGCGTTCGAGATCGGCAAGGGATTCGGCGCCGGACCCGGGGGACGGCAGGAGCGGCGCGCCGTGTCGATCGTGCTGCACGGCCTCTGGCCGCCGATGGGCGCGGAGCGCAGCGGCCCCCAGGTCGAGTTCCTGGATCTGAAGGGCATCGTCGGCAACGTGCTCGTCGGACTCGGCGCCGATCCCGACGCCCTGCGCTGGCGGCCGCACCGGGTGTCCGGATTCCTCCACCCCGGCAAGACCGCCGCGATCGCCGACGGCGAGCGGGTCCTGGGCGTCGTCGGCGCGCTCGATCCCAGGGTCGTGCAGGCCCTCGATCTTGCAGGGGAAGTGCTCATCTGTGAGCTTGACTTCGAGGAAGTCGCTCACTATCGTCCGCGCCGCGTCGGGCTCCGGCCGGTTCCGCGCTTCCCGGCCGTCAGCCGCGACATCGCCGTGATCGTTGAGGAGGCCTTTGCGAGCGAGTCGATCCTGGAGGAGATCCGCGCGTTGAGAGACCCGCTCATCGAGTCAGCCCGCTGCTTCGACTGCTATCGGGGAACGCCGATCCCCGAGGGCAAGAAGAGCCTCGCGTACTCGATCGCGTATCGCCACCCCGATCGGACTCTCACCGACGAGGAGGTCAATGCCACGCACGGACGGGTACGCGCGCACCTCGCCGCCCGCTTCGCGCTCGAACTCCGGAGCTGA
- the infC gene encoding translation initiation factor IF-3 encodes MAKVEEKVRINHQIRSREIRVIDADGAQLGVMTPQDAQRIADQKELDLVEVAPTANPPVCRIMDYGKFRYAQKKKAQESRKKGAASQLKEVKMGSQTSQHDVDFKVNHIRDFLGEGHRVKVTVFFRGRQITHPELGHVMLNRVAGMLTDIAVIEQSARMEGRSMSMMLVAK; translated from the coding sequence ATAGCGAAAGTCGAAGAGAAGGTTCGGATCAACCATCAGATCCGGTCACGCGAGATCCGGGTGATCGACGCGGACGGTGCGCAGCTGGGCGTCATGACGCCGCAGGACGCGCAGCGCATCGCCGATCAGAAGGAGCTCGACCTCGTGGAGGTCGCGCCCACCGCGAACCCGCCGGTGTGCCGGATCATGGACTACGGGAAGTTCCGGTACGCGCAGAAGAAGAAGGCCCAGGAGTCGCGCAAGAAAGGGGCCGCGAGCCAGCTGAAGGAAGTGAAGATGGGCTCGCAGACCAGCCAGCACGACGTCGACTTCAAGGTGAACCACATCCGGGATTTCCTCGGCGAGGGACATCGGGTAAAGGTGACGGTCTTCTTCCGGGGCCGGCAGATCACGCACCCGGAGCTCGGGCACGTGATGCTCAACCGGGTCGCGGGGATGCTCACCGACATCGCCGTCATCGAGCAGTCCGCGCGGATGGAAGGTCGCAGCATGTCGATGATGCTCGTCGCGAAGTAG
- the rplT gene encoding 50S ribosomal protein L20 — protein MPRAKGGPKTRRRHKKTMKMAKGYVGGRRKTYRQARETVERGLTYAYRDRKQKKRDFRGLWIVRINAAARKHGLSYSRLIAGLKKAAVEVDRKMLAALALDDPQAFGELAALAKSQATA, from the coding sequence ATGCCACGCGCGAAAGGCGGCCCGAAGACGCGCCGCCGCCACAAGAAGACCATGAAGATGGCGAAGGGCTACGTCGGTGGCCGGCGCAAGACCTATCGCCAGGCTCGCGAGACCGTCGAGCGCGGCCTCACCTACGCCTACCGCGACCGCAAGCAGAAGAAGCGCGACTTCCGGGGCCTCTGGATCGTGCGGATCAACGCCGCGGCCCGCAAGCACGGCCTCTCGTACAGCCGGCTGATCGCCGGCTTGAAGAAGGCGGCGGTCGAGGTCGATCGCAAGATGCTCGCGGCGCTCGCGCTCGACGATCCGCAGGCGTTCGGCGAGCTCGCGGCGCTCGCAAAGAGCCAGGCGACGGCGTAG
- a CDS encoding AI-2E family transporter, with protein sequence MSREQLFAAFFFAVFVFLLYQLGLFLAPFFTPLVWATILALTFYPLTTRLTRLLRGNRTAASLVLVLLVIAVVVLPSIYLGAAIVRQTASAYQQVQEMATSGQLSRLIDQARESRLGLFFQRVTAPFHDKVQLDPAALILTASNWISQQILGQTTALARNALVTLLNLLLMFVALFFFFRDGERMATRISDLVPMAPEHKDIVFRRLFDTLTAVVQSMLITAVAQGTLAGIGYWLLTDIPYALFLAFLTGVAAFLPLAGPAFVWGSVATYLALMGFRGQAIAIAIWGVVPVSTVDNVIKPLFIGGRARLPTFLLLFALLGGITVYGFLGVFLAPVILATLLAFTDIYRELYATAPPDAARADG encoded by the coding sequence GTGTCGCGGGAGCAACTGTTCGCGGCGTTCTTCTTCGCCGTCTTCGTGTTCCTGCTCTATCAGCTCGGTCTGTTCCTGGCACCGTTCTTCACGCCGCTCGTGTGGGCGACCATCCTGGCCCTCACCTTCTATCCCCTGACGACGCGGCTGACGCGACTCCTGCGCGGGAACCGGACGGCCGCGTCCCTGGTGCTCGTCCTGCTGGTCATCGCGGTCGTCGTGCTGCCGTCGATCTACCTCGGCGCCGCGATCGTCCGTCAGACCGCGAGCGCCTATCAGCAGGTGCAGGAGATGGCGACGAGCGGCCAGCTCTCTCGCCTGATCGACCAGGCACGGGAGTCGCGCCTCGGCCTCTTCTTCCAGCGCGTCACGGCGCCGTTCCACGACAAGGTCCAGCTCGATCCGGCCGCGCTGATCCTCACCGCCAGCAACTGGATCTCGCAGCAGATCCTCGGCCAGACGACGGCGCTCGCCCGCAACGCCCTCGTGACGCTCCTGAACCTCCTCCTCATGTTCGTCGCCCTGTTCTTCTTCTTCCGCGACGGCGAGCGCATGGCGACGCGGATCAGCGACCTCGTCCCCATGGCGCCCGAGCACAAGGACATCGTCTTCCGGCGGCTCTTCGACACGCTCACGGCGGTCGTGCAGAGCATGCTCATCACGGCCGTCGCTCAGGGCACGCTCGCCGGCATCGGCTACTGGCTCCTGACCGACATCCCGTACGCCCTCTTCCTCGCCTTTCTGACCGGCGTCGCCGCGTTCCTGCCGCTCGCCGGACCCGCCTTCGTGTGGGGCTCGGTTGCGACCTACCTCGCGCTCATGGGCTTCCGGGGCCAGGCGATCGCGATCGCCATCTGGGGCGTCGTCCCCGTCAGCACCGTCGACAACGTCATCAAGCCCCTCTTCATCGGCGGCCGCGCCCGCCTGCCGACCTTCCTCCTCCTCTTCGCCCTCCTCGGCGGCATCACCGTCTACGGCTTCCTCGGCGTCTTCCTGGCGCCGGTGATCCTCGCGACGCTCCTCGCCTTCACCGACATCTACCGCGAGCTCTACGCGACCGCGCCGCCGGACGCGGCGCGGGCCGACGGCTAG
- the thrS gene encoding threonine--tRNA ligase, which yields MSDITVTFAEGAPLRLPAGVTAGDALRAHGEQNGTSRKELKRAIAAKVEADGATRIVDLGRALTQDCRVTPVVPDSPDGLEVLRHSSAHLMAHAITRLYPGTEITIGPVVENGFYYDVKRPEGFTPEDLALIEDEMRKIARENHPVVREEVTRDDAIRLFRDMGQKYKVEIIEGLPAGEPISLYRQGDFVDLCRGPHVPSTGRLDAFKLTSIAGAYWRGDANNEQLQRLYGTAWATKQDLDAYLRRVEEAKQRDHRRLGQVLDLFSFNPLAPGSPFFHPKGAIVYNMLVEYVRRLYARYGYTEVITPLIFKTELWKKSGHYGAFREDMFLMKVDEDEYGVKPMNCPGHCELFAAHKHSYRDLPIRYADFSRLHRFEPSGTLQGLTRVRSLAQDDAHIYCTPDQVDGEIDAFVAMVKEVYAAFGFDRVEVSVQTRPKNFLGRVELWDTAEATLHRAAEKTGYPTTVLPGEGAFYGPKIGFDFRDVLERSWTLATVQIDCAMPERFGLRYVTSDGTEATPMMVHRAVLGSLERFIAILLEHTNGKLPLWLAPEQVRVIPVSEKVEAYARRVEAACRAAGLRAESDLRGEKLGYKIREAQVAKVPVMAVIGEREAADGTVAPRVGGNNEPAVGLDAFVTRVATDARMPGGGS from the coding sequence ATGTCTGACATCACCGTCACCTTCGCCGAGGGCGCACCGCTGCGCCTGCCGGCGGGCGTCACGGCGGGCGACGCGCTCCGAGCGCACGGCGAGCAGAACGGGACCAGCCGCAAGGAGCTGAAGCGAGCCATCGCGGCCAAGGTCGAGGCGGACGGCGCGACGCGCATCGTCGACCTCGGTCGCGCGCTCACGCAGGACTGCCGGGTGACGCCGGTCGTCCCCGACAGCCCCGATGGGCTGGAGGTCCTGCGCCACTCGTCGGCGCACCTGATGGCGCACGCCATCACGCGGCTCTACCCCGGCACCGAGATCACGATCGGGCCCGTGGTCGAGAACGGCTTCTACTACGACGTGAAGCGGCCCGAGGGGTTCACGCCAGAGGATCTCGCGCTCATCGAGGACGAGATGCGGAAGATCGCGCGCGAGAACCACCCGGTCGTGCGCGAGGAGGTGACGCGCGACGACGCGATCCGCCTCTTCCGCGACATGGGGCAGAAGTACAAGGTCGAGATCATCGAGGGCCTTCCCGCCGGCGAGCCGATCTCGCTCTATCGCCAGGGCGACTTCGTGGACCTCTGTCGCGGGCCCCACGTGCCGTCGACGGGCCGGCTGGACGCCTTCAAGCTGACCAGCATCGCCGGCGCCTACTGGCGCGGCGACGCGAACAACGAGCAGCTCCAGCGCCTCTACGGCACGGCGTGGGCGACCAAGCAGGACCTCGACGCGTATCTGAGGCGCGTCGAGGAGGCGAAGCAACGCGATCACCGCCGCCTCGGCCAGGTGCTCGATCTCTTCTCGTTCAACCCGCTCGCCCCGGGCTCCCCGTTCTTCCATCCGAAGGGCGCCATCGTCTACAACATGCTGGTCGAGTACGTCCGCCGGCTCTATGCCCGCTACGGCTACACCGAGGTGATCACGCCGCTCATCTTCAAGACCGAGCTCTGGAAGAAATCGGGCCACTACGGCGCCTTCCGGGAGGACATGTTCCTCATGAAGGTCGACGAGGACGAGTACGGAGTGAAGCCGATGAACTGCCCGGGGCACTGCGAGCTCTTCGCGGCCCACAAGCACTCCTACCGCGATCTCCCGATCCGCTACGCCGACTTCAGCCGCCTGCATCGCTTCGAGCCGTCGGGCACGCTGCAGGGGCTCACGCGCGTGCGCTCGCTCGCGCAGGACGACGCGCACATCTACTGCACGCCGGACCAGGTCGACGGCGAGATCGACGCGTTCGTCGCCATGGTGAAGGAGGTCTACGCCGCCTTCGGCTTCGATCGCGTCGAGGTGTCCGTCCAGACGCGCCCGAAGAACTTCCTCGGGCGGGTCGAGCTGTGGGACACGGCCGAGGCCACGCTCCACCGGGCGGCCGAGAAGACCGGCTATCCGACGACGGTCCTGCCGGGCGAGGGCGCCTTCTACGGTCCCAAGATCGGCTTCGACTTCCGCGACGTGCTGGAGCGGTCGTGGACGCTCGCCACGGTGCAGATCGATTGCGCCATGCCGGAGCGCTTCGGCCTGCGCTACGTCACGTCCGACGGCACCGAGGCGACGCCCATGATGGTGCACCGCGCGGTCCTGGGCTCGCTCGAACGGTTCATCGCGATCCTGCTCGAGCACACGAACGGCAAGCTGCCGCTCTGGCTCGCGCCCGAGCAGGTCCGCGTGATCCCGGTCAGCGAGAAGGTCGAAGCGTACGCGCGACGCGTGGAGGCGGCCTGCCGCGCCGCGGGGCTGCGCGCCGAGTCCGATCTGCGCGGCGAGAAACTCGGCTACAAGATCCGCGAGGCGCAGGTGGCGAAGGTCCCCGTCATGGCCGTCATCGGCGAGCGCGAGGCGGCGGACGGCACGGTCGCACCGCGGGTCGGAGGGAACAACGAGCCCGCCGTCGGGCTCGACGCGTTCGTCACGCGCGTCGCGACCGACGCGCGCATGCCAGGAGGTGGGTCATAG
- the surE gene encoding 5'/3'-nucleotidase SurE codes for MSAPLILVSNDDGIHSLGIAALADAMAALGEVVVVAPDREQSACSHALTLHRPLRIESVGPGRYTVDGTPTDCVNLALNGILKTRPALLVSGINRGANLGDDVTYSGTVSAAMEGTLLGVPSIALSLIGRGTFDFAIAKAFAGRVAAWVLAHGLPADTLLNVNVPQEFEGPTPRGVALTRMGRRRYGDAIVEKVDPRGRKYYWIAGEEVPFVAEEGTDFHAVHQGLISITPIQLDLTNYRAFDSLAPVQGTWP; via the coding sequence ATGTCCGCCCCGCTCATCCTCGTCTCGAACGACGACGGGATTCACTCGCTGGGGATCGCGGCGCTGGCGGACGCCATGGCAGCCCTCGGCGAGGTGGTGGTCGTCGCGCCCGACCGCGAGCAGAGCGCGTGCAGCCACGCGCTGACGCTGCATCGCCCGCTGCGGATCGAGTCGGTCGGACCCGGACGCTACACCGTCGACGGCACGCCGACCGACTGCGTGAACCTGGCCCTCAACGGCATCCTCAAGACGCGCCCGGCGCTCCTCGTCTCGGGGATCAACCGGGGCGCGAACCTGGGCGACGACGTGACGTACTCGGGCACGGTGAGCGCGGCGATGGAGGGCACGCTGCTCGGCGTGCCGTCGATCGCGCTCTCGCTCATCGGGCGGGGGACGTTCGACTTCGCGATCGCCAAGGCGTTCGCGGGCCGGGTCGCCGCCTGGGTGCTGGCGCACGGGCTGCCCGCCGACACGCTCCTCAACGTCAACGTCCCGCAGGAGTTCGAGGGCCCGACGCCACGCGGGGTCGCGCTCACGCGCATGGGGCGCCGGCGCTACGGCGACGCGATCGTCGAGAAGGTCGATCCCCGGGGGCGGAAGTACTACTGGATCGCCGGCGAGGAGGTTCCGTTCGTCGCCGAGGAGGGGACCGACTTCCACGCCGTGCACCAGGGCCTGATCTCCATCACGCCGATCCAGCTCGATCTGACGAACTATCGCGCCTTCGACTCCCTCGCCCCCGTGCAGGGCACGTGGCCGTAG
- the rpmI gene encoding 50S ribosomal protein L35, giving the protein MPKLKTRRGAAKRFTFTAKGKVKRHKGFKRHILSSKTRKQKRHLRRAGLVNPADEKSIKRLLPYGC; this is encoded by the coding sequence ATGCCCAAGCTCAAGACCCGCCGAGGGGCCGCCAAGCGGTTCACCTTCACGGCCAAGGGAAAAGTGAAGCGACACAAGGGATTCAAGCGGCACATCCTCAGCTCGAAGACCCGCAAGCAGAAGCGGCACCTCCGCCGCGCGGGGCTCGTGAACCCAGCCGACGAGAAGTCGATCAAGCGCCTGCTGCCGTACGGCTGCTGA
- a CDS encoding integration host factor subunit alpha, with the protein MTTTKADIVERIHEKIGFSKKEATDVVESVFEIVKRCLEQGRKVKISGFGNFIVHEKRPRKGRNPQTGEEIIISGRKVLSFKASQVLKKTMNGEAVTAADTAADE; encoded by the coding sequence ATGACGACGACCAAAGCGGACATCGTCGAGCGGATCCACGAGAAGATCGGGTTCTCGAAGAAGGAAGCGACGGACGTCGTCGAGTCGGTCTTCGAGATCGTGAAGCGATGCCTCGAGCAGGGCCGCAAGGTGAAGATCTCCGGCTTCGGCAACTTCATCGTCCACGAAAAGCGCCCCCGCAAAGGCCGCAATCCCCAGACCGGCGAAGAGATCATCATCAGCGGCCGCAAGGTCCTCTCCTTCAAGGCCAGCCAGGTCCTGAAGAAGACGATGAACGGCGAAGCCGTCACCGCCGCCGACACCGCCGCAGACGAATGA
- a CDS encoding nitronate monooxygenase — MHSPATSNGTHHSRLRTPVCDLFGIEYPILLAGMGGVSMAPLVAAVSNAGGLGIMGAANLAPDGLRDEIRKTKALTQKPFAVDLLAPIPEMIVPYLPVLYDEGVKIFVAGLAVPEKHVGEMKRHGMTIMVMTGKVAHARRAEQAGADVVAAQGTEAGGHTGEIGTLALVPQVVDAVKIPVVAAGGIVDGRGVVAAMALGAQGAVIGTRFIATPEATAALEYREALVHAEQDQTIRTRCYSGKPLRSLRNPYIMEHEADPAKIKRFPEQLMISSQRNVMAYWNPEADPQRTCMPAGQGVGSFKEITPAADVFREIVTSAEAVLDRGVFAAR; from the coding sequence ATGCACTCGCCCGCGACGTCAAACGGGACGCACCACTCGCGGCTCCGTACGCCTGTCTGCGACCTGTTCGGGATCGAGTATCCGATCCTGCTCGCCGGGATGGGTGGCGTGTCGATGGCGCCGCTCGTCGCCGCCGTCTCGAACGCGGGCGGCCTCGGCATCATGGGCGCGGCGAACCTCGCGCCGGACGGCCTGCGCGACGAGATCCGCAAGACGAAGGCGCTGACGCAGAAGCCGTTCGCCGTCGATCTCCTGGCGCCGATCCCCGAGATGATCGTGCCCTATCTGCCCGTCCTGTACGACGAGGGCGTGAAGATCTTCGTGGCGGGGCTCGCGGTCCCCGAGAAGCACGTGGGCGAGATGAAGCGCCACGGCATGACCATCATGGTGATGACCGGCAAGGTCGCGCACGCGCGACGCGCCGAGCAGGCGGGCGCCGACGTGGTCGCGGCGCAGGGCACGGAAGCCGGCGGACACACCGGCGAGATCGGCACATTGGCCCTCGTGCCGCAGGTGGTCGACGCCGTGAAGATCCCCGTGGTCGCCGCCGGCGGCATCGTCGACGGCCGCGGCGTCGTTGCGGCCATGGCGCTCGGCGCACAGGGCGCCGTCATCGGCACGCGCTTCATCGCCACGCCCGAGGCCACGGCCGCCCTCGAATATCGCGAGGCGCTCGTGCACGCCGAGCAGGACCAGACGATCCGCACCCGGTGCTACTCGGGCAAGCCGCTCCGCTCGCTGCGAAACCCCTACATCATGGAGCACGAAGCCGATCCGGCGAAGATCAAGCGCTTCCCCGAGCAGCTCATGATCTCCTCGCAGCGCAACGTGATGGCCTACTGGAACCCCGAAGCGGACCCGCAGCGCACCTGCATGCCCGCCGGCCAGGGCGTCGGCTCCTTCAAGGAGATCACGCCCGCCGCCGACGTGTTCCGCGAGATCGTGACGAGCGCCGAGGCGGTGCTCGACCGCGGCGTCTTCGCGGCCCGCTAG
- the pheS gene encoding phenylalanine--tRNA ligase subunit alpha, with product MRAALAEIRETALAEIAAAESDDALEAIRLKYLGRKGSLSALLRGLGQLPAEERPAMGALANDIDGIVREALNRRQWQFREAELARRLAEERIDVTMPGRARPRGHVHPLRAVEDEIVDIFVAMGFEVVEGPEIEDDFHNFGALNIPPDHPARDMQDTIYVAGADDLLLRTHTSPVQIRAMRAMRPPLRVIVPGTVYRRDDPDATHSPMFQQVEGLMIDDRVTFADLKGVLVQFVRRLFGSATPVRFRPSFFPFTEPSGELDIGCVRCARATRGADPSCRVCKGSGWLEILGCGMVHPNVLRAVDYDPERVRGFAFGMGIDRPLLLRLGLDDLRLFYDNDLRFLGQF from the coding sequence GTGCGCGCCGCGCTCGCGGAGATACGCGAGACGGCCCTGGCGGAAATCGCCGCCGCCGAGAGCGACGACGCGCTCGAGGCGATCCGGCTCAAGTACCTCGGCCGCAAGGGCTCACTCAGCGCGCTGTTGCGGGGCTTGGGACAGCTCCCGGCCGAGGAGCGCCCGGCGATGGGCGCGCTCGCCAACGACATCGATGGGATCGTCCGGGAGGCGCTCAATCGGCGGCAGTGGCAGTTCCGGGAGGCGGAGCTCGCGCGCCGGCTCGCCGAGGAGCGCATCGACGTCACCATGCCGGGTCGCGCACGGCCGCGCGGGCACGTCCATCCGCTGCGCGCCGTGGAGGACGAGATCGTCGACATCTTCGTCGCCATGGGGTTCGAGGTCGTCGAGGGTCCGGAGATCGAGGACGACTTCCACAACTTCGGGGCCCTCAACATCCCGCCCGATCACCCCGCGCGCGACATGCAGGACACGATCTACGTCGCGGGCGCGGACGACCTGCTGCTGCGCACGCACACCTCGCCCGTGCAGATCCGGGCCATGCGGGCGATGCGCCCGCCGCTGCGCGTGATCGTGCCGGGCACCGTCTACCGGCGCGACGACCCGGACGCGACCCATTCGCCCATGTTCCAGCAGGTCGAGGGGCTCATGATCGACGACCGCGTGACGTTCGCCGACTTGAAGGGCGTGCTCGTGCAGTTCGTCCGCCGCCTGTTCGGCTCGGCGACGCCCGTGCGCTTCCGGCCGAGCTTCTTTCCGTTCACCGAGCCGTCGGGCGAGCTCGATATCGGGTGCGTGCGGTGCGCGCGCGCGACCCGCGGCGCCGATCCCTCGTGCCGGGTGTGCAAGGGATCCGGCTGGCTCGAGATCCTCGGGTGCGGGATGGTCCACCCGAACGTCCTCCGAGCGGTCGACTACGATCCCGAGCGCGTGCGCGGCTTCGCCTTCGGCATGGGGATCGACCGGCCGTTGCTGCTGCGCCTCGGGCTCGACGACCTGCGCCTGTTCTACGACAACGACCTGCGCTTTCTCGGACAGTTCTGA